The DNA window CGGGAGATGCTGGCGTGGCTGCATGCCGTGCTGCCGGAAGGTGCGGGCGCCGCCGTGGCAAGCCTACCGACCCGTGTGACCTTAGCAGACGGCGCAGTGATGGCCGCCCACGGCACACCAGACAGTGCCTGGGAGTACCTGCTGCGCGACGGCAAGGCCTGGGCCAGCGACGACCTCGTCCGGGAGCGGCTGGGGGACACAGGCGCCGCGCGGATGGTGATCGTGGGGCACTCGCACCTGGAACATGTCCGGCAGCTCGGGGACCTGACCGTGGTGAACGCCGGTGCGGTCAGTCGCCAGAAGGACGGCTCGCCACTGGCCCGCTGGGTTCTGCTGGAGGGCGAAGGGCAGGGATGGAACGTCACCTTCCGGCG is part of the Deinococcus terrestris genome and encodes:
- a CDS encoding metallophosphoesterase family protein; the protein is MRIAVFGDVHGNRFALEAVAQDIERHAPDAWVNLGDQVFGGADPAGAWQLQQQLKSGYGVLEVRGNTDERLGHPLTATTQKREMLAWLHAVLPEGAGAAVASLPTRVTLADGAVMAAHGTPDSAWEYLLRDGKAWASDDLVRERLGDTGAARMVIVGHSHLEHVRQLGDLTVVNAGAVSRQKDGSPLARWVLLEGEGQGWNVTFRRVPYDVEAAARWAEEHAHKGEKEAAQLRTGQSRKH